The Doryrhamphus excisus isolate RoL2022-K1 chromosome 22, RoL_Dexc_1.0, whole genome shotgun sequence genome segment TTTTGGGAAAGAATACTTTGATCCTAAGTCATCCTCTGGGATTCTGAAGCTGCGACCTGGAGCTGTTCCCACTGTGTTTGTCCGCCCTCACTGCTCCTCCTGCAATGGAACTGGCTGTAAGAATTGCCAGCACTGGAACATTTTTCCAGAATCTTATGAGTCTAACATTACAGTGAGTAGTTATTTTCTTGTGCGCTAAACAAGCCTCTTGGCTGTTTAACATATGACAATGTGCATCTTTTATTTTAACCTCCTTTATAGGCAAAATGTAGTGAAAGAGCGACATCCCAGTCACATGGTACAGAGGGAGGAAGTGATGATGAACAACACGAAAGAATGCCAGGGGTGAATTCTTATTCATCAAAGTCCAGGAGGTCATCCATGCCGGCACACCCGCAGGTGGGAAATCAGTGACATTTTTGCCCATAAACATTAGTGTTTCATACTTTATAttaatcaaaataacaattctCTTGCGGACACAACTTTATATTGCTATGCTATGCTTGTGTCTTCAGGAAAAGCCGATATCAAAAAATATGTTgcacaaagtgaaaaaaactcCCCCAGCAGCATTGGATGGTGAGGGTGCCACacattgttttgttattgtggAAGCTCCACACTGCACTCACACTGCTCGGGATTCTTGTCTCTTCATTCTGTAAGCACCTGCTGTGGGTTTTGAGTGGGGTGCCTACTTGGACAAGGAAACATCTCTGGGTGCATCCGTCTCCTGCTTCAGTCACGTGAGTACACAAACAGAGTGGACCTTCAAAATCTGAGCGCCCTAAATGAAGTATACGAATTAGGAAAATCAACGTATCGACACTGACTTGACCCAGTTGATGGTAGAAGGATCGTTTTGTACATTTCACACATTCTATCATTGTTTCTGACTTCCAAAGGCTCCCATGTGTTCCCATTGGGATGACATCACTGTCGGGACGAAAGTAGAGGTCTTGAACACCAATGCGGTCATCCCCGGTAGAGGTTATTGGATCGCTACTATCATTCAAATGGCAGGTGCGTACATCCATCAGTCAAGATCAAGATGATCCTAAATATGAGACCACCCCCTGTGTGTCAAGACCTGTTTTTCAGGACATGGggcttgtatgcatgttcagaTGTATTAATATCAGTGAAATAACAACAGTGAGAGTgcaataaaaacattaacagTACATTAACTGCACCGCAGTTCGAACATCGTTCCCTCGGTATATCATAGTTgttttgaaaatgaattaataaatgatcactgttttcgTGCCTGACTATTATTAGCTAAAAAGTTATTGTGGcgactaggtgtcagtaatattacattagCTTCATACATCTCAGCTgcagcatgtctgacatgatagtGTCAAAAAAAGCTtgcctcctattttgtgtggaagtggtatgtttttggcttcttagtttgtccttcttccctgctctgtttgaaaccctttcttatgttcagaataaaataaatatatataaaaataaaataaatattttatatttttataataatttattatataataatttaatataataataataataatttatatactttataatattttaattattatttaaataataaattatttaaataataatgtacgccgcctctcgccccgtgTAAGCATTTACTCTCGCTTCTCCCAGGATACAAAGCCTTGTTGCGATACGAGGGCTTCGAGCATGACAGCAGCCGTGATTTCTGGTGCAGCCTCGTTTTAGGGAAGCTGCACCCCATCGGGTGGAGCGCCATGACCAGCAAGCTGCTGGTGCCTCCACGAGGTGAGCATGTGTATTGAAGGCTAAGCTAAGCATCATTCCACTTCATGTTCTTAAATGAATACTTGTgcctttacaaatataatatttcattttgattgtctttgtggttgtagtttgcagacCACTATATTATATGTGATGAACCCGTGTGTACCTCATACAGTGTACGATGACAACTTGTGTGTTGCAGATGTGACCAACATCACAGATTGGAAAGAGTATCTGATGAAAAAGTTGGTGGGGGCTCACACAATACCTGTCGAAATCTGCCTGAAGGTAAAACTGCTGAAAATAAACCTGTAACGTGTTAATACACATGGCTGTACTTGTGGTACAGCAACATCTAATACATCAACTACAACATCTGTGCCATAGGTTGTCCCTTCATGATGATTATTTTCACTGGTTCTTGTATGTCCACCTTCCTGTTAGCCTGCAGAGAAACACTCCTTAAAGGTGGGCATGCGCGTGGAGGTGGTGGACCCCAAATATGTCAGCCGGACACGCAAAGCAGTCATACACTCCATGATCGGGGGACGCCTGCAGCTGGTGTACATGGACCAGAGCGACTCCCCTGAAAACGTCGTTTCGGATTTCTGGTGCCACATATCCAGTCCTCTCCTGCACCCGATCGGTTGGTCCAAAAAAGTGGGTCATGAAATCAAAACGCAGAGTAAGTATACCCTTTTTTATATctgcattaaataataatacaataataatttaatgaagAAATAAACTTGTCCTGGTGTTGTCGCAGGAAATGGCGGCGAAGGTGCTGCCGCTGGTTGGAAAGGCAAATGCAACAGTACCTTCCAACTctttaaaaaggtaaaaatccACTAATGAACTCTGGCCTGCAATACGGCGTACTCACACTAGGTCGTTCGTACTGTGCTGGACGGGTGCGATTCCCCCCTGGCCTGCACTCTCCCATTAAGCATTCGTGCTACTGCCATGTTTTATCCCATAACGGCTGTATTACACAAAAcccttttttattgtgtttaattggttctagactaAGTGGTCCTTATTGATTATACAGTGCTAGGGAAGCTGAGCAGTGTTGAGtatcctgtgtttttattaacaCGCATGTGCTTCTGGCCAAAGTGTGCCAAACATGAGCACGAACATGCTGGGCCCAAGCACGGTATGATTGTCCGAGTGAGTACGCCCTTAGCGTTGTTGTACGTATATTCCCTCACATGTCCACTACAGCCTAGGTTTGTCTACATGGACGGCGGTTTCTTTGAGGAAGGAATGAAGCTCGAAGCGATCGACCCCCTGAACCTGGGCAGCATCTGCGTGGCAACTGTACACGAGGTGAAAACATTCACGACATTATGAGTTAGTTCTGCACGAACCCCCGTTTAAAAGACGGCGTATCCGCTTACCAAACTCCTCACAGGTTCTGTCAGACGGCTACCTGATGGTCGGTATCGACGGTGCGGTGTCGCTCAACGGCTCGGACAAGTTTTGCTACCATGCGTCGTCTCATGCAATTCTTCCCAAAGGTTTCTGCAAAAAGAATGACATCCCTCTCACCGTACCACAGGGTAATTGATTTGTTccaccacacacaaacaaacatattgCAAATTAAATGCTTTTTCTGCTagttttttaagttttgctTAAATTAGTACTACGTTTATGTCATGTATGTGTATCTCTGATGTGTACGCTCTGATCAACTGGCCACAGATCAGTATTGGCCGATTTACATAAGTTGTTAAATCTGATGAAAGTGTGAGCCATGGTTGGAAAAACATCACCAAACTATTCCCTGCTGGAAATCTGACAGGCTACAACCCCGATACCTTCACCTGGGAAAATTACCTGAGTGATACGGGAGCCAAAGCTGCACCACCACAACTATTCAACGCTGTAAGGAGCTGAGATATTTTTTGGGTTTCAGTATCTGAAATGTACCAAAATAACGACTATTTGTGTCTCGCCACAGGACTACCCAGGACACGGCTTCAGTCCCAACATGAAGCTGGAGGCGGTGGACCTGATGGAGCCACGGCTGGTGTGCGTGGCCACCGTGAAACGCTGCGTCGGACGCCTGCTCCTCATCCACTTTGACGGGTGGGACAATCACTTTGACCAGTGGGTGGACCACCAGTCCCCCGACATCTACCCCATCGGATGGTGTGAGCTCACGGGCTACCAACTCCAGCCTCCTCCTGGACTGGGTAACACCCTTAAGAGTTCTTAGGTGTTGTTTATTTGTAGCGCCGTCGATGGAGGCGTTTAAGTCTCAAACCGATGACACCAGTACAAACTGAGGCGGAAACGGATCCCGTTTTTCTTGGCTTTGAATAAAAGTGACCGCGGTGCTCTCTGTGTTCCAGTCGAAGCGTCCGAAAAGCAGACGGCGCAGGCCAAGAAACAAAAGCCAACTTTGTACGGGAAAAAGAGTACGTTCGCAACACACGTTGTCGTCTAAAAGGTGTCCCGTCACCGCCCGCCATCACTTTGTTGCTTTATTTCAGAACGACGCAAGAGGAGATTGTACGCTCGTGGTCAGTCAAAAGAGGACGATGATGATCATGATGACGACGACAACGACGATCAGCGACAGCAGCCTTCAAGCGATGTGACGCTCCAACCCGTGTTGCCGTTGGACTTGTCTTTCACTCCGAAGGCAGCGCTTATTCAACCCAAGGTGGAACCAGAGGAGCTGGACAGTAAGTGGACACAAAGAACCCGCTTGTGTGCATTTTATTCACCTCCTTGTTAACCTCCTGAGACtcacaaatgtatatttttatgtcgCATGTTACAagattagggcggcacggcggtctagtggttagcgcgcagaccttacagctaggagaccagggttcaattccaccctcggccatctctgtgtggagtttgcatgttctccccgtgcatgcgtgggttttc includes the following:
- the l3mbtl2 gene encoding lethal(3)malignant brain tumor-like protein 2, yielding MKYRMSHHCVAYGCNKTEEDGVTLFKFPKDAEEFRKWEKQVQRTRSDWVASHNCHLCSEHFGKEYFDPKSSSGILKLRPGAVPTVFVRPHCSSCNGTGCKNCQHWNIFPESYESNITAKCSERATSQSHGTEGGSDDEQHERMPGVNSYSSKSRRSSMPAHPQEKPISKNMLHKVKKTPPAALDAPAVGFEWGAYLDKETSLGASVSCFSHAPMCSHWDDITVGTKVEVLNTNAVIPGRGYWIATIIQMAGYKALLRYEGFEHDSSRDFWCSLVLGKLHPIGWSAMTSKLLVPPRDVTNITDWKEYLMKKLVGAHTIPVEICLKPAEKHSLKVGMRVEVVDPKYVSRTRKAVIHSMIGGRLQLVYMDQSDSPENVVSDFWCHISSPLLHPIGWSKKVGHEIKTQRNGGEGAAAGWKGKCNSTFQLFKKPRFVYMDGGFFEEGMKLEAIDPLNLGSICVATVHEVLSDGYLMVGIDGAVSLNGSDKFCYHASSHAILPKGFCKKNDIPLTVPQGYNPDTFTWENYLSDTGAKAAPPQLFNADYPGHGFSPNMKLEAVDLMEPRLVCVATVKRCVGRLLLIHFDGWDNHFDQWVDHQSPDIYPIGWCELTGYQLQPPPGLVEASEKQTAQAKKQKPTLYGKKKRRKRRLYARGQSKEDDDDHDDDDNDDQRQQPSSDVTLQPVLPLDLSFTPKAALIQPKVEPEELDISAVEVKVEEVEMETPISSQAPV